The Arachis duranensis cultivar V14167 chromosome 2, aradu.V14167.gnm2.J7QH, whole genome shotgun sequence genome has a window encoding:
- the LOC107474813 gene encoding protein FAR1-RELATED SEQUENCE 5-like, which yields MSTYEDDINNDSDNNLGDDFDYKPNAHHDVEDDDVDSLDFTSKSEHDCCIGFVMRKDDVVRDKKCKIICRQLICNKEGYRNMRYLDLDNRLREARSLTRTKCPARLKVKVDYGYGRWKISCFVESHNHDLTPPFADLVPANRHLTITDKVQVENLHNFGVKTCHIMGYIVFQKGGYHHAGFTRKNLYNHIDRYRRSKVKNKDANAAIR from the coding sequence ATGTCTACATACGAGGATGATATTAACAATGATTCTGATAATAATTTGGGTGATGATTTCGATTATAAACCGAATGCACACCATGATGTTGAAGATGACGATGTTGATTCGTTGGATTTTACTAGCAAGAGTGAACACGATTGTTGCATTGGCTTTGTAATGAGGAAGGATGACGTCGTTAGGGATAAGAAATGTAAAATCATTTGCAGGCAACTTATTTGCAATAAAGAGGGCTACAGGAATATGAGGTATCTTGATCTGGATAATAGATTAAGGGAGGCAAGGTCACTCACACGAACTAAGTGCCCAGCTCGACTTAAGGTAAAGGTTGACTATGGCTATGGTAGATGGAAAATATCATGTTTTGTGGAATCTCACAACCACGATTTGACCCCCCCATTTGCAGATCTCGTTCCAGCCAATCGTCATCTCACTATTACTGATAAAGTCCAAGTGGAGAATCTTCATAATTTTGGTGTCAAGACGTGCCATATTATGGGATATATTGTATTTCAGAAGGGTGGATATCATCATGCTGGCTTCACCCGCAAAAATTTGTACAACCACATTGATCGTTATCGTAGatcaaaagtaaaaaacaaGGATGCCAATGCAGCAATAAGATGA